The following coding sequences lie in one Lolium perenne isolate Kyuss_39 chromosome 2, Kyuss_2.0, whole genome shotgun sequence genomic window:
- the LOC127333962 gene encoding NAC domain-containing protein 72 isoform X2 yields the protein MGKVVESDDYHGAVVEGKVVGEREEEQLLEEEEQDDDELVLPGFRFHPTDEELVTFYLRRKVGGKRLSIEIIKELDIYKHEPSDLPKANMVAGDKEWYFFCLRGRKYRNSVRPNRVTGAGFWKATGIDRPINAGGVCVGLKKSLVYYRGSAGKGTKTEWMMHEFRLPPRPDVSPAHSSPCFQEAEVWTICRIFKRTITYKRHPQQQVTGRVAAVVAPQPESSSVTGSCSLESECTGEYEYGYMNCPQVAPSQIPDAANNVTSVYNDQNFQGLQHWSNTEVHPMATQPLPAMDSLSVPSSPGAANDAYWDDIGRMVMELTDPTVLYDCRY from the exons ATGGGAAAGGTGGTGGAGAGTGATGACTACCATGGAGCTGTGGTCGAGGGGAAAGTGGTAGGAGAAAGGGAGGAGGAGCAGCTtctggaggaagaagaacaagacgATGACGAGCTGGTACTACCTGGTTTCCGATTTCACCCCACAGACGAGGAGCTCGTAACGTTCTATCTCCGGCGGAAGGTGGGCGGGAAGCGCCTGAGCATAGAGATCATCAAGGAGTTGGACATCTACAAGCATGAGCCCTCTGACTTGCCAA AGGCGAACATGGTTGCAGGCGACAAGGAATGGTACTTCTTCTGCCTTCGGGGTAGGAAGTACCGGAACAGCGTCCGGCCGAACAGGGTCACCGGCGCCGGTTTCTGGAAGGCCACAGGCATCGACCGGCCAATCAATGCCGGCGGCGTGTGCGTCGGCCTCAAGAAATCCCTCGTCTATTACCGCGGCAGCGCCGGCAAGGGCACCAAAACGGAGTGGATGATGCACGAATTCCGCCTCCCGCCGCGCCCCGACGTCTCCCCCGCGCACTCGTCGCCGTGTTTCCAGGAAGCG GAGGTGTGGACCATCTGCCGGATCTTCAAGAGGACTATCACCTACAAGAGGCATCCGCAGCAGCAGGTCACCGGCAGGGTGGCTGCCGTCGTTGCGCCGCAGCCGGAATCGAGCTCCGTCACCGGCTCCTGCAGCCTCGAGTCGGAGTGCACCGGGGAATACGAGTACGGGTACATGAACTGCCCGCAGGTGGCGCCGTCTCAGATTCCGGACGCTGCGAACAACGTGACAAGTGTCTACAACGACCAGAATTTCCAGGGGCTTCAACATTGGAGCAACACCGAGGTGCATCCGATGGCCACGCAGCCTCTGCCGGCGATGGACTCGTTGAGCGTTCCCAGCTCACCAGGGGCGGCGAACGATGCTTACTGGGATGATATTGGAAGGATGGTGATGGAACTCACTGATCCCACTGTGTTGTATGATTGTAGATATTAA
- the LOC127333962 gene encoding protein ATAF2 isoform X1 gives MGKVVESDDYHGAVVEGKVVGEREEEQLLEEEEQDDDELVLPGFRFHPTDEELVTFYLRRKVGGKRLSIEIIKELDIYKHEPSDLPRIMMRSSCTDHNLLYMTPCHFGNGNRIPSLCRCHLIEANMVAGDKEWYFFCLRGRKYRNSVRPNRVTGAGFWKATGIDRPINAGGVCVGLKKSLVYYRGSAGKGTKTEWMMHEFRLPPRPDVSPAHSSPCFQEAEVWTICRIFKRTITYKRHPQQQVTGRVAAVVAPQPESSSVTGSCSLESECTGEYEYGYMNCPQVAPSQIPDAANNVTSVYNDQNFQGLQHWSNTEVHPMATQPLPAMDSLSVPSSPGAANDAYWDDIGRMVMELTDPTVLYDCRY, from the exons ATGGGAAAGGTGGTGGAGAGTGATGACTACCATGGAGCTGTGGTCGAGGGGAAAGTGGTAGGAGAAAGGGAGGAGGAGCAGCTtctggaggaagaagaacaagacgATGACGAGCTGGTACTACCTGGTTTCCGATTTCACCCCACAGACGAGGAGCTCGTAACGTTCTATCTCCGGCGGAAGGTGGGCGGGAAGCGCCTGAGCATAGAGATCATCAAGGAGTTGGACATCTACAAGCATGAGCCCTCTGACTTGCCAA GAATCATGATGCGTAGTTCATGCACTGATCACAATCTCTTGTACATGACGCCTTGTCATTTTGGAAACGGAAATCGTATTCCTTCTCTGTGCCGCTGCCACCTAATTG AGGCGAACATGGTTGCAGGCGACAAGGAATGGTACTTCTTCTGCCTTCGGGGTAGGAAGTACCGGAACAGCGTCCGGCCGAACAGGGTCACCGGCGCCGGTTTCTGGAAGGCCACAGGCATCGACCGGCCAATCAATGCCGGCGGCGTGTGCGTCGGCCTCAAGAAATCCCTCGTCTATTACCGCGGCAGCGCCGGCAAGGGCACCAAAACGGAGTGGATGATGCACGAATTCCGCCTCCCGCCGCGCCCCGACGTCTCCCCCGCGCACTCGTCGCCGTGTTTCCAGGAAGCG GAGGTGTGGACCATCTGCCGGATCTTCAAGAGGACTATCACCTACAAGAGGCATCCGCAGCAGCAGGTCACCGGCAGGGTGGCTGCCGTCGTTGCGCCGCAGCCGGAATCGAGCTCCGTCACCGGCTCCTGCAGCCTCGAGTCGGAGTGCACCGGGGAATACGAGTACGGGTACATGAACTGCCCGCAGGTGGCGCCGTCTCAGATTCCGGACGCTGCGAACAACGTGACAAGTGTCTACAACGACCAGAATTTCCAGGGGCTTCAACATTGGAGCAACACCGAGGTGCATCCGATGGCCACGCAGCCTCTGCCGGCGATGGACTCGTTGAGCGTTCCCAGCTCACCAGGGGCGGCGAACGATGCTTACTGGGATGATATTGGAAGGATGGTGATGGAACTCACTGATCCCACTGTGTTGTATGATTGTAGATATTAA